Proteins from one Crocosphaera sp. UHCC 0190 genomic window:
- a CDS encoding HAD family phosphatase, with product MLKAVLFDFNGVIINDESIHQDLINELLLGENLRPDVSEYQELCLGRSDRACLKDILSRRGRVVSDEYLDQLIETKTKYYRQEIDNLRSLPIYPELNDFLILIKQRNLKIGLVTGSLVSEVEFILNKAELISYFDVIVGGDEITSSKPEPDGYLLAVDRLNQIDHTLQLKPENCLVIEDTPIGITAAKKAGMQVVGIANTYPYHFMQRISDWAIDYFSDLELERVEKVLA from the coding sequence ATGTTAAAGGCTGTTCTCTTCGACTTTAATGGTGTGATTATTAATGATGAATCAATTCATCAAGATCTCATTAATGAACTTTTATTAGGAGAAAACTTACGTCCTGATGTCTCAGAGTATCAGGAATTGTGTTTAGGAAGAAGTGATCGCGCTTGTCTAAAAGACATTTTATCTCGTCGGGGACGGGTCGTTTCTGATGAATATTTAGATCAATTAATTGAAACGAAAACTAAATACTATCGTCAAGAAATTGATAACCTGCGCTCACTCCCTATTTATCCTGAATTAAATGATTTTTTAATTTTAATAAAACAACGAAATCTGAAAATTGGGTTAGTTACTGGCTCCCTGGTTTCTGAAGTTGAATTTATTTTAAACAAAGCTGAGCTAATTAGTTATTTTGATGTGATTGTGGGGGGGGATGAAATTACCAGCAGTAAACCGGAACCCGATGGTTATTTATTAGCGGTTGACCGTCTCAACCAAATTGATCATACTTTGCAATTAAAACCGGAAAATTGTTTAGTAATTGAAGATACTCCTATCGGCATTACAGCCGCAAAAAAAGCAGGAATGCAAGTGGTGGGAATTGCCAATACTTATCCTTATCATTTTATGCAGAGGATTTCTGATTGGGCGATTGATTATTTTTCCGATTTAGAATTAGAGCGAGTTGAAAAAGTTTTAGCCTAA
- the panD gene encoding aspartate 1-decarboxylase: MGIIRLMHAKLHRVRVTEANVNYVGSITVDPILLDLVGILPLEEVDIINLNNGHRFSTYVIPGETGKGEICPNGGAALLCQPGDLLIIYAYEECDRAQVLHHGHQARVLVANELNQTQEFFLQTLAPCGDGKNVEFHNTSTLEKPLAITSKLEE; encoded by the coding sequence ATGGGAATCATCAGGTTAATGCACGCTAAGTTGCATCGGGTGCGCGTAACCGAGGCAAATGTTAATTATGTAGGGAGTATTACCGTTGATCCTATCTTGCTGGATCTCGTCGGTATTTTACCTCTTGAGGAAGTTGATATTATCAACCTTAATAATGGTCATCGTTTTTCGACCTATGTGATTCCAGGAGAAACGGGAAAAGGAGAAATTTGTCCCAATGGCGGGGCTGCTTTATTATGTCAACCAGGGGATCTGTTGATTATCTATGCTTACGAAGAATGCGATCGCGCTCAAGTCTTGCATCATGGTCATCAAGCAAGGGTGTTAGTGGCTAATGAACTTAACCAAACACAAGAATTTTTCCTTCAAACTTTAGCTCCCTGTGGAGATGGCAAAAACGTTGAATTTCACAACACATCAACTCTTGAAAAACCCTTGGCTATAACTTCAAAACTTGAAGAGTAA
- a CDS encoding fasciclin domain-containing protein, which produces MLRPSFLINSRLKCLSALLGLTMAIVGSFSPAMADKVKPSESPTMTETEQPQMNENETSIDSSVTTETEVNKLKPSESPTTTETGNETSSEAPVTTETNESPAMTETGNPEMNKDETSSESSEVKETNKAEMNLVETAIAAGKFETLVAALKAAGLVENLSGEGPFTIFAPTDEAFAALGEETVKDLLKPENKAKLTAILTYHVVPGMVMSKDLKTGEVKTVEGSMVRIELGDSVKANDATVLKPDIMTSNGVIHVIDQVILPPNN; this is translated from the coding sequence ATGTTAAGACCATCTTTTTTGATTAATTCCAGACTTAAATGTCTTTCTGCCTTGTTAGGATTGACAATGGCAATTGTTGGTTCCTTTTCTCCCGCCATGGCAGATAAAGTCAAACCGAGCGAGTCTCCGACAATGACGGAAACAGAACAGCCTCAAATGAATGAAAATGAGACTTCTATTGATTCCTCCGTCACCACAGAAACAGAAGTAAATAAACTCAAACCTAGTGAGTCTCCGACCACGACGGAAACTGGAAATGAGACTTCTAGTGAGGCCCCCGTCACCACAGAAACAAATGAATCTCCGGCGATGACGGAAACTGGAAATCCTGAAATGAATAAAGACGAGACTTCTAGTGAATCTTCTGAGGTGAAAGAAACCAACAAAGCTGAGATGAATCTCGTGGAAACAGCAATCGCTGCGGGGAAGTTTGAAACCTTAGTAGCAGCCCTAAAAGCCGCTGGGTTAGTGGAAAATTTATCAGGAGAAGGGCCATTTACCATATTTGCACCCACGGATGAAGCCTTTGCTGCCCTAGGAGAAGAAACCGTTAAGGACTTACTCAAACCCGAAAATAAGGCAAAATTAACCGCGATTTTGACCTATCATGTCGTACCGGGTATGGTCATGTCAAAAGATCTGAAAACGGGAGAGGTAAAAACCGTAGAAGGTAGTATGGTTAGGATTGAGTTAGGAGACTCCGTTAAAGCCAATGATGCGACAGTGCTTAAACCTGATATTATGACCAGCAATGGCGTAATTCATGTGATTGATCAGGTCATTTTACCCCCCAATAACTAA
- the lipA gene encoding lipoyl synthase yields MKKNVTNDHSQLTSIPLWLKRPIGKASELSTVQKIIKQRNIHTICEEGRCPNRGECYSNKTATFLLMGPICTRSCAFCQVDKGHAPMALDPDEPQKVAESVKLLGLRYVVLTAVARDDLADGGAQWFVKVMEAIRQLNSDTKIEVLTSDFWGGKEGKLSQKQRVETVVKAQPACYNHNVETVQRLQGPVRRGAKYERSLDVLKWVKELEPKMPTKSGLMLGHGETESEIIETLKDLRRVDCDRLTLGQYMRPSLDHLPVQKYWTPDEFEHLGEIAHSLGFSHVRSGPLVRSSYHAGEEG; encoded by the coding sequence ATGAAAAAAAATGTAACTAATGACCATTCTCAACTCACATCAATTCCCCTTTGGTTAAAACGTCCGATTGGGAAAGCCAGTGAACTTTCTACCGTTCAAAAAATTATTAAACAACGGAATATTCATACTATTTGTGAAGAAGGCCGTTGTCCCAACCGAGGAGAATGTTACAGCAATAAAACCGCTACTTTTTTATTAATGGGGCCCATTTGCACCCGTTCTTGTGCCTTTTGCCAAGTGGATAAAGGTCATGCACCCATGGCATTAGACCCTGATGAACCCCAAAAAGTCGCAGAATCGGTTAAATTATTAGGGTTACGCTATGTGGTCTTAACAGCAGTGGCCAGGGATGATTTAGCTGATGGTGGGGCCCAATGGTTTGTTAAGGTTATGGAGGCCATTCGACAGCTAAATTCTGACACAAAAATTGAAGTGCTAACCTCTGATTTTTGGGGCGGGAAAGAAGGGAAACTTAGTCAAAAACAACGGGTTGAAACTGTCGTTAAAGCTCAACCAGCTTGTTATAATCATAATGTAGAAACGGTTCAACGTTTACAAGGACCAGTGAGACGGGGAGCTAAATATGAGCGATCACTTGATGTTCTAAAATGGGTTAAAGAACTTGAGCCAAAAATGCCAACAAAATCGGGTTTGATGTTAGGTCATGGAGAAACCGAGTCAGAAATTATAGAAACCTTAAAAGATTTAAGAAGGGTTGACTGCGATCGCCTCACTTTGGGACAATATATGCGTCCTTCTTTAGACCATCTTCCTGTGCAGAAATATTGGACTCCTGATGAGTTTGAACACTTAGGAGAAATCGCGCACTCCCTGGGATTTTCTCATGTTCGTTCTGGCCCCTTAGTTCGTAGTTCTTATCATGCAGGAGAGGAAGGATAA
- the rnhA gene encoding ribonuclease HI: MTNSLKKVLIYTDGACSGNPGKGGYGTLLIYNEHRKELSGGFRLTTNNRMEMMAAIIGLEALTMDCAVTLYTDSRYLVDAITKGWAKKWQANGWKRNQKESAKNPDLWQKLLTLCNQHDVEFVWVKGHAGHPENEYCDRLAVQASQQQDLPIDEVYEKQ, translated from the coding sequence ATGACTAATTCTCTCAAAAAAGTTCTGATTTATACTGATGGTGCTTGTTCTGGCAACCCAGGAAAAGGCGGTTATGGGACACTTTTAATTTATAATGAACACCGCAAAGAGTTATCAGGAGGCTTTCGATTAACGACGAATAACCGCATGGAAATGATGGCAGCTATTATCGGATTAGAAGCCCTAACAATGGACTGTGCTGTTACTTTATATACTGATTCTCGTTATTTAGTGGATGCCATAACAAAAGGATGGGCAAAGAAATGGCAAGCAAATGGATGGAAACGTAATCAAAAAGAGTCAGCAAAAAATCCTGATTTGTGGCAAAAATTATTGACTTTATGTAATCAACATGACGTTGAATTTGTGTGGGTTAAAGGCCATGCTGGACACCCCGAAAACGAATATTGCGATCGCTTAGCTGTACAAGCATCACAACAACAAGATTTACCTATTGATGAAGTCTATGAGAAACAATAA
- the bchH gene encoding magnesium chelatase subunit H — protein sequence MPRIVVITGFESFNIDLYRQAAQLAQSRCQDLDIQIFSDRSLSQEPEIIENALKDADVFFASLIFDYDQVIWLRERAKNIPIRLVFESALELISLTQLGKFVIGDKPKGMPKPIQFILSKFSSGKEEDKLVGYLSFLKIGPKLLKFIPAKKVQDLRNWLIIYGYWNAGGTENFAAMCWTIADKYLGLQVGEIPEPIETPNMGLLHPEYDGYFSSPRDYLNWYKQQKSLENPLVAILLYRKHVITKQPYIPQLIHFFEDQGLTPVPIFINGVEGHVIVRDWLTTTYETQQRNLGNIEIRSLSKDAIEVDAIVSTIGFPLVGGPAGSMEAGRQVEVAKRILTAKNIPYLVAAPLLIQDIYSWTRQGIGGLQSVVLYALPELDGAIDTIALGGLVGNDIYLIPERVKRLTGRLKNWINLRQTAPKDRKIAVILYGFPPGYGATGTAALLNVPRSLLKLLQELEKQGYSIGELPEDGELLINKVKEADEAIISHKDSEIAHNGGATVNVRKLEEWLGYLLTNRIEKQWKSLKDTGIKTYGDEFQIGGIQLGNVWIGVQPPLGISGDPMRLMFEKDLTPHPQYAAFYKWLQNDFCADAVVHFGMHGTVEWLPGSPLGNTGYSWSDILLGDLPNLYIYAANNPSESILAKRRGYGVLISHNVPPYGRAGLYKELMALRELIAEYREDPEKNDLLKQGICQKIADSGLAADCKFEEGRKLGIDFTVENAKLFSKNALNDYFVKVYEYLQIVEQRLFSSGLHTLGKVPNQEELDSYLEAYFGEQLTERERQAITSELPELQYILESANGRSETIKQAIYIRDLLKQTPDELTNLLRGLNGEYIPPAPGGDLLRDGTGVLPTGRNIHALDPYRMPSPAAYERGREIAKKTIQQHLDEHGNYPETIAVLLWGLDAIKTKGESLGILLELVGAEPIKEGTGRVVRYELRSVETLEHPRIDVLANLSGIFRDTFVNIIELLDDLFQRAATADEPPEKNFIRKHYLQLKQQGVENASARLFSNPAGDFGSLVNDQVVDGNWESGDELANTWEKRNVFSYGRKDKGQARPEILNQLLKTSERIVQEIDSVEYGLTDIQEYYGNTGGLKLAAEKQSGKKVTASFVESFSKDTNPRKLEDLLRLEYRTKLLNPKWAQAMVNQGSGGAYEVSQRMTALIGWGGTADFKDNWVYDQAAQTYALDQEMAEKLRKANPEAFRNIVGRMIEANGRGFWDTDEETLEKLRNLYDLTEEELEGVTIEK from the coding sequence ATGCCACGCATCGTCGTCATTACTGGGTTTGAATCATTTAACATTGACTTGTACCGTCAAGCGGCACAGTTAGCACAGTCACGCTGTCAAGACTTAGATATACAGATATTTAGCGATCGCTCTCTTTCTCAAGAGCCAGAAATTATTGAGAATGCCCTGAAAGATGCAGATGTCTTTTTTGCTAGTTTAATCTTTGATTATGATCAAGTTATTTGGTTAAGAGAAAGGGCAAAAAATATCCCCATTCGTTTAGTTTTTGAGTCAGCATTAGAATTAATTAGTTTGACTCAGTTGGGTAAATTTGTGATTGGGGATAAACCCAAAGGAATGCCTAAACCCATACAATTTATTCTCAGTAAATTTTCTAGTGGGAAAGAAGAAGATAAATTAGTAGGTTATTTAAGTTTTCTCAAAATTGGCCCTAAATTACTCAAATTTATTCCTGCTAAAAAAGTTCAAGATTTACGCAACTGGTTAATTATTTATGGTTATTGGAATGCGGGTGGTACTGAAAATTTTGCCGCCATGTGTTGGACAATAGCTGATAAATATTTAGGTTTACAAGTAGGGGAAATTCCCGAACCTATCGAAACCCCAAATATGGGTTTACTCCATCCTGAATATGACGGTTATTTTAGTTCTCCCCGCGACTATTTAAACTGGTATAAACAACAAAAATCTTTAGAGAATCCTCTCGTTGCAATTCTTTTATACCGTAAGCACGTTATTACCAAACAGCCCTATATTCCCCAATTAATTCATTTTTTTGAAGACCAAGGACTAACCCCTGTTCCTATTTTTATTAACGGAGTTGAAGGTCATGTTATTGTCAGGGATTGGTTAACCACGACTTACGAAACCCAGCAACGAAACTTAGGCAATATAGAAATTCGTTCTCTATCAAAAGATGCCATTGAAGTAGATGCAATTGTCTCTACCATAGGCTTTCCTTTAGTGGGAGGCCCCGCAGGTTCGATGGAAGCAGGGCGACAGGTAGAGGTGGCTAAGCGAATTTTAACCGCAAAAAATATCCCTTATTTGGTCGCTGCACCCTTGTTAATTCAAGATATTTATTCTTGGACAAGACAAGGAATAGGGGGTTTACAAAGTGTGGTTTTATATGCACTTCCTGAGTTAGATGGGGCGATAGATACTATTGCTTTAGGGGGATTAGTCGGTAATGATATTTACTTGATTCCTGAACGAGTTAAACGGTTAACAGGAAGGCTTAAAAATTGGATTAATTTGCGTCAAACTGCACCTAAAGATCGAAAAATCGCTGTAATTTTATATGGATTTCCTCCTGGATATGGGGCAACGGGAACCGCAGCTTTATTAAATGTACCTCGTAGTTTATTAAAGTTATTACAAGAGCTAGAAAAACAGGGTTATAGTATTGGAGAATTGCCGGAAGACGGAGAGCTATTAATCAACAAAGTCAAAGAAGCAGATGAAGCAATTATTTCGCACAAGGACTCAGAAATAGCACATAATGGCGGTGCAACGGTTAATGTTAGAAAGTTAGAAGAATGGTTAGGATATTTGCTAACTAACCGGATAGAAAAACAGTGGAAATCCTTAAAAGATACGGGTATTAAAACCTATGGTGATGAGTTTCAAATTGGGGGAATTCAGTTAGGAAATGTTTGGATCGGAGTTCAACCCCCGTTAGGAATTTCTGGTGATCCCATGCGATTAATGTTTGAAAAAGATTTGACTCCTCATCCTCAATATGCAGCTTTTTATAAGTGGTTGCAGAATGATTTTTGTGCTGATGCTGTGGTACATTTTGGGATGCACGGGACGGTGGAATGGTTGCCGGGTTCACCATTAGGAAATACGGGGTATTCTTGGTCAGATATTTTGTTAGGTGATCTCCCTAATTTGTACATTTATGCAGCTAATAATCCATCAGAATCAATACTAGCTAAACGACGAGGTTATGGGGTCTTAATTTCCCATAATGTGCCGCCCTACGGACGTGCAGGATTATATAAAGAATTGATGGCACTGCGAGAATTAATTGCTGAATATAGAGAAGATCCTGAAAAAAATGATCTGTTAAAACAGGGTATTTGTCAGAAGATTGCTGATTCTGGTTTAGCGGCTGATTGTAAGTTTGAAGAAGGGCGAAAATTAGGGATTGATTTCACGGTTGAAAATGCGAAATTGTTTAGTAAGAACGCATTAAATGATTATTTTGTCAAGGTTTATGAATACTTACAAATCGTTGAGCAACGATTATTTTCTTCGGGGTTACATACCCTTGGAAAAGTTCCAAATCAAGAAGAATTAGATTCCTATTTAGAAGCTTATTTTGGAGAACAATTAACGGAAAGAGAAAGACAAGCAATTACCTCTGAGTTACCGGAATTACAATATATTTTAGAGTCAGCTAATGGACGATCAGAAACAATTAAACAAGCCATTTATATCAGAGATTTACTCAAACAAACTCCCGATGAGTTAACTAATTTACTACGGGGATTAAATGGAGAATATATTCCTCCTGCACCTGGGGGAGATTTGCTCAGAGACGGAACAGGAGTGTTACCCACAGGACGAAATATACACGCCTTAGATCCTTACAGGATGCCTTCTCCTGCTGCTTATGAAAGAGGCCGAGAAATCGCCAAGAAAACCATTCAACAACATCTAGACGAACATGGTAATTATCCTGAAACTATTGCTGTTTTATTGTGGGGTTTAGATGCTATTAAGACCAAGGGTGAATCCTTGGGTATCTTATTAGAATTAGTTGGGGCAGAACCCATCAAAGAAGGGACGGGACGGGTTGTTCGTTATGAATTAAGATCAGTAGAAACATTAGAACATCCCCGCATTGATGTATTAGCTAACTTATCAGGTATTTTCCGTGATACTTTTGTTAATATTATTGAATTATTAGATGACTTATTCCAACGTGCAGCAACAGCAGATGAACCCCCAGAAAAGAATTTTATTCGTAAACATTATTTACAGTTAAAACAACAAGGGGTAGAAAATGCTTCAGCGCGTTTATTTTCTAATCCTGCGGGAGATTTTGGCTCATTAGTTAATGATCAAGTGGTTGACGGTAACTGGGAATCTGGAGATGAATTAGCTAATACTTGGGAGAAACGAAATGTATTTAGTTATGGACGAAAAGATAAGGGACAAGCAAGACCAGAAATTCTTAATCAACTATTAAAAACTAGCGAAAGAATTGTCCAAGAAATTGATTCTGTAGAATATGGTTTAACGGATATTCAAGAATATTATGGTAATACAGGAGGATTAAAATTAGCAGCAGAAAAACAAAGTGGTAAAAAAGTGACCGCGAGTTTTGTGGAAAGCTTTTCTAAAGATACTAATCCCCGAAAATTAGAAGACTTATTAAGATTAGAATATCGTACCAAACTATTAAATCCAAAATGGGCCCAAGCAATGGTTAACCAGGGTTCCGGGGGGGCCTATGAAGTCTCCCAACGCATGACAGCATTGATAGGATGGGGAGGAACAGCCGATTTTAAGGATAATTGGGTATATGATCAAGCAGCACAAACTTACGCTTTAGATCAGGAAATGGCGGAAAAATTACGCAAAGCAAACCCTGAAGCTTTTCGTAATATTGTGGGAAGAATGATCGAAGCAAATGGCAGAGGTTTCTGGGATACTGATGAGGAAACTTTGGAAAAATTGCGGAATTTATATGATTTAACTGAGGAAGAATTGGAGGGGGTTACAATAGAAAAATAA
- a CDS encoding HNH endonuclease has protein sequence MEIGKYPIDSQTWSEDDWHNLLDDLITNNLLTYKEVTSLVLGHLNPSQVGTSIASKKTFQKHFPKRQCWQAVRQWHFEQSGRCLDCGTRLELQADHIIPRQQLGDDADRLENMTLRCRRCNVIRRPSHTKGGLTDLTAEAALMWLLFTHQPTTYEEFEQMCRDYGMTMASIRFQEAWAMAKWLEKEGTYLISDTSRY, from the coding sequence ATGGAAATTGGTAAATATCCCATAGATAGTCAAACATGGTCTGAGGATGATTGGCACAATTTACTTGATGATCTTATCACAAATAATTTATTAACTTACAAAGAAGTAACATCTCTAGTGCTAGGTCACTTAAACCCATCACAAGTCGGTACGTCGATTGCTAGTAAAAAAACATTTCAAAAACATTTTCCTAAACGACAATGTTGGCAGGCTGTCAGACAATGGCATTTTGAACAAAGTGGCAGATGTCTAGATTGCGGAACTAGGCTTGAACTTCAAGCTGATCATATAATACCGAGACAACAGTTAGGAGACGATGCTGATCGGCTAGAAAATATGACATTGCGCTGTAGACGCTGTAATGTTATACGACGACCCTCTCACACTAAAGGTGGATTAACCGATTTAACAGCAGAAGCAGCATTGATGTGGTTATTGTTTACCCATCAACCTACTACCTATGAAGAATTTGAGCAGATGTGTAGAGACTATGGCATGACTATGGCAAGTATTAGATTTCAAGAAGCGTGGGCAATGGCAAAATGGTTAGAAAAGGAAGGCACATACCTAATATCTGATACATCGAGATATTAA
- a CDS encoding helix-turn-helix transcriptional regulator has translation MTHSNNSQPPSGKRKTIFRREYIQLLELLRQIREKRGLSQAELGMLLGQDQTFVSKYEKGIRRLDIMEMLDICHVLEIDILEILKELKKQNGNW, from the coding sequence ATGACTCACTCGAACAACAGTCAACCTCCTTCTGGAAAAAGAAAAACCATCTTCCGAAGAGAGTATATACAATTGCTCGAATTGCTTAGACAAATACGAGAAAAGCGAGGGTTATCCCAAGCTGAGTTGGGGATGTTACTCGGACAAGATCAGACATTTGTTTCTAAGTATGAAAAGGGGATTCGTAGACTTGATATTATGGAAATGCTGGATATTTGTCATGTCTTAGAAATTGACATTCTTGAGATTTTGAAAGAGCTAAAAAAACAAAATGGAAATTGGTAA
- a CDS encoding site-specific DNA-methyltransferase, translated as MQIEQRANQLIDNFSKMTLTEWRPSDELVKKLHEYLSLFSDERIQPITTINNSLLFVINERLNLNKKIYRFLIDRAAEKEIIFNYHQKIAIEDTLNHPDLNFLNWYLCEIGEHQNLIDVLKEVEDQRNTTFLNLDKYLQQDPKKLLVIESIFSSYIYHCINEEKVHKALNQDCKTKYFKNYWSHLKYFHDSQVSREQGLIILDIDSIIEKTNDYEEILDKVFLLIVEAYKNLTNHCYLAVILENVHPNKWQLISDLTIFSEKFLEHPIDRTYFKWHKVADQTFKYIQNLAVDSCDFQLGNEGFVYRDCYLVYQDEREKCILLFEKNKRDERSIPCPKCRSLQIQGNSYPIIGVRSWECKNIFCGHKSKYNRGKRYSLSSIIRQQAILDNNNIINKKILKQWRRDIVKISSFVEVYEFLISFYSLHGDTVSIYGNSLNSSKNILGRSINYSQLDQSKQDCYIWNDKYKSMNFLKRFLVDKSLKKIPSLYNLSGISELSLYQGDAFEIVSQLESNSLGGVVTSPPYYNAKNYSQWSNIYCYLYDMYNIFKEVYRCLKDGSPLLINIFDYFDNEKVIVFSDMGKKRLILSSYISFICRYIGFKHLGNIAWDKGEIEGNRNFNQGNYSPYYQAPHNCWEHILIFSKENPNFNIQKLPKIIKEKPVTKMIKGKNVYGHTAPFPEKIPALLFPLIADHEIILDPFAGSMTTGITALKHGIQSINIELHKNYCDLALKLLKEQLHNNLQGSLF; from the coding sequence ATGCAAATAGAACAAAGAGCGAATCAATTAATCGATAATTTTAGTAAAATGACTCTGACGGAGTGGCGACCTTCTGATGAGCTAGTAAAAAAATTGCATGAATATCTCAGTCTATTTTCTGATGAGAGAATTCAGCCAATAACCACGATCAATAATTCTCTATTATTTGTTATCAATGAGAGACTTAATTTGAATAAAAAAATTTATCGTTTTTTGATAGATCGAGCCGCAGAAAAAGAAATTATTTTTAATTATCACCAAAAAATAGCAATTGAGGATACTCTTAATCACCCTGATCTTAACTTTCTGAATTGGTATTTATGCGAAATTGGAGAGCATCAGAATTTAATTGATGTCTTAAAAGAAGTTGAAGATCAAAGAAATACAACTTTTCTGAATTTAGATAAATATCTTCAGCAAGACCCCAAAAAATTATTAGTAATTGAATCTATATTTTCCTCATATATTTATCATTGTATTAATGAGGAGAAAGTACATAAAGCTCTTAATCAAGATTGTAAAACTAAATATTTTAAAAATTATTGGAGTCATTTAAAATATTTTCATGATTCACAAGTTTCTAGAGAACAAGGCTTAATAATTTTAGATATTGATAGTATTATTGAAAAAACAAACGATTATGAAGAAATACTAGATAAAGTTTTTTTACTAATTGTAGAAGCCTACAAGAATTTGACAAATCATTGTTATCTTGCTGTGATTTTAGAAAATGTTCATCCTAATAAGTGGCAATTAATTTCTGATTTGACAATTTTTAGTGAAAAATTCTTAGAACATCCAATAGATCGTACTTACTTTAAATGGCATAAAGTTGCTGATCAAACTTTTAAATATATACAAAATCTAGCCGTTGATTCTTGTGATTTTCAACTGGGAAATGAAGGTTTTGTGTATAGAGATTGCTATCTTGTCTATCAAGATGAAAGGGAAAAGTGTATCTTGCTTTTTGAGAAAAATAAAAGAGATGAAAGATCCATTCCTTGTCCAAAATGTCGAAGTTTGCAAATTCAAGGTAATTCTTATCCTATTATTGGTGTTAGAAGTTGGGAATGCAAAAACATATTTTGTGGTCATAAAAGTAAGTATAACAGAGGAAAACGATATTCTTTATCTTCAATTATTAGGCAACAAGCAATTTTAGATAATAACAATATTATTAATAAAAAAATATTGAAACAGTGGAGGAGAGATATCGTAAAAATTTCTTCATTTGTTGAAGTTTATGAATTTTTAATTAGCTTTTATTCTCTTCATGGTGATACCGTATCAATTTATGGAAATTCATTAAATTCATCTAAAAATATTTTGGGAAGATCTATTAACTATTCTCAATTAGATCAATCTAAACAAGACTGTTATATTTGGAATGATAAATATAAATCAATGAATTTTTTAAAACGTTTTTTAGTTGACAAATCTTTAAAAAAAATCCCGTCACTTTATAATTTATCTGGTATATCTGAGCTTTCTTTATATCAAGGAGATGCCTTTGAAATAGTCTCGCAGCTAGAAAGTAATTCTCTAGGTGGTGTTGTAACATCTCCACCTTACTATAATGCTAAAAATTATTCACAATGGAGCAATATATATTGTTATTTATATGATATGTACAATATTTTCAAAGAAGTTTACCGATGTTTAAAGGACGGTTCTCCGCTTTTAATTAATATTTTTGACTATTTCGATAATGAAAAAGTGATTGTTTTTTCAGATATGGGAAAAAAAAGACTGATTTTAAGTAGTTACATAAGTTTTATTTGTCGATATATTGGCTTTAAGCATCTTGGTAATATCGCTTGGGATAAAGGAGAAATAGAAGGGAACAGAAACTTTAATCAAGGCAATTATTCACCTTATTATCAAGCTCCACACAATTGTTGGGAGCATATTTTGATTTTTTCTAAAGAAAATCCTAATTTTAATATTCAGAAATTGCCAAAAATTATTAAAGAAAAACCAGTAACTAAGATGATCAAAGGGAAAAATGTTTATGGACATACTGCCCCCTTTCCTGAAAAAATTCCTGCTTTGCTTTTTCCGTTAATCGCAGACCATGAAATTATACTTGATCCATTTGCTGGAAGCATGACGACTGGTATAACGGCTCTCAAACATGGTATACAGTCAATTAATATTGAATTGCATAAAAATTACTGCGATTTAGCATTGAAGTTATTGAAAGAACAGCTTCACAATAATTTACAAGGAAGTTTATTTTAA